CCATTTCAGATGTAACAGAATCAAAAGATATATTGATCTGAAactttttggctctgagtgtagaAGTATTGAAAGCGAACTGACATGTCATACATGGTGTCTGAGGATTAGCTAGCCTTCACCAATAATTTTTTTGATGAATGTAGTATAGTGCAATGCAGAAAaccttaagaggaatgaataaCCTCAGCATTCATAATTCTTAGACTTCCTTATTATTACATTGTAGAATTTTTGAAGGCAAATGTTTCCATGCAAAACAATCTGATATAACTTCTGAATATtcttttcattctcttccttggAAGGGTTACTGCCTATCCCTTGGTGGATTTCTGTCTGTGCTAGCTGTATAGTAGAGGTTTTCTTGGTAATGGAGGTATGTATCCCATGATTCAACCActtctgttctgaggccatttggGCTAGAGAGTTGGTGTATCAAACTTGCCTTTTCTTTCAGCTTTCATCTCGCCTGAAATCATTGCAGTTCTGTTGCTTAGGAGATGAAGCACTGTTTTATCCAAATTACATGTGATGACTTCTTCCAtttggtctttctggtctttggtTAAAGATATTTTTAAcaccttttccctcttttttttctgtactgaTGGAAACTATGGATGTTTCTCTCTGTTAAAGCCATTCACTGgtggtcttttttctttcaaattatgcTTTAGACACTTAAAGATATGGACAACAGAGAACTTCTTAAGAGTGACTCATATCCTTGTGTATGTAGACGTTATATGTGGTTGACATATTTTCACAGAGAACATTTGTTTAGATATTATTACCACTATCTAAGAGAGTCAGGATCCAGTGATTATCAGAAGAACCGAGTGATTAGGTAGTCATATGGTGAAAATAGGTGCATATGTCGTTTTTCTAGCATCTATATACATGTCCCTATCTCTGATATCCATTCTCTCTGGGAACTATCATCAAGGGAGGGAGACCActgcaaaagaatctccacttatcaGTCTTAACATACTTGTCATGCATGCACATTCAATAATTcttcctccagtactctttcatTCTATATCCCCATGTCACAAGCGGTCTTCTCACACTAACCCTTTTGATTATACCTTTGTATACTCTCCTTTTGAACTCCCCACCTAGCATTGCATTGCATTGCATATCTCTAGCAATAGCATGAAACTGAACTTGAAGGTACATATACTGAATGTGATGGTAGAATGAACATAATTGATATAAAAAGAAGTGTTTTTTAGTGCTAGGTAATTATGTAAAAGTGAAAAAGTGCTGAATTTTTAGTATTGCGAGTTATAGATTATAAGATGCTGTATCTCGGAACTTGAAATATCCTTTCATGAAAATTAatgggcaaaaaaaagaaaagtttctttTTGTTATTCAACAAAAGAGTTGAAGGAATAAAGTCTTTAGGATGTCTATTTGTTCGTGACTGAAATTCTGCATGTACATTCTTCAGGGTTAAGACTAATGCTTgtatgatattaaggtaatattggcAGTGATCTGTTAAGTGTATGATTTTTAACAAGGAGGATTTTTAAAGGAGTCACGGGATTTCCATCAGCAGACAATTTTGCCTTAACATCTTTTCTGCAGCAATTAGATGTAAAGGTCAGGAATTTTGCTTATGACCTGCAAGAATATGATTAAAGCACAAGTTATAGTGCAGTTGATATACAGTGCAACATTTTGAAAGTTTAAAGGACTTTGGGTCATGAATATGTggacattttcattcataattctTTTGTAGCTAAGATTTAAAGGTCATGAGTATTGCATGTGAGGTCTTTATGGAAAGAACTAATGCATGTGTGAAGTAGTTGTTGATTTATATAATTGATTTTTGTTCTTTAGTGGAATCTAGGATATGTGCCTTCGGAGGACATTTGACATTCACATATCCTTTGAAAGTTAGAAGCCTGAAATTTTGCATGTATCACATAATGTTAAGAGTTAGAATCTCTGCATGTGTGAAATTGAGCCAATTCATTTTGTAGTTTCCTCAGAAGAAATTATTCAGATGTGTAACTATCTTCTGATAATTTTGTCAACAACCTTCGTAAAAGTATTTTGAATTCTTTTACGTAGAAGTAGCAGGCTAGGAAGCCTTTCTGAAGGATTTGGATGGCTCTGACCTTTGCCATTCTGATGGGTTAGAGTTGTGGATCCCAAGTTTGGAAACTTTTTACCCACAAAAGGTGCATAAAGTACATGATTTATTCCAACTTATGAACAGGGATGGAATTAATGGTGGCAAATAGAGTAAGttaatcaagatttttttttttttataaagtttttatGGAATATTTGTATCTTTTGATCACAAGACTTTGGAAATATTTTAGATGAAGAGATTACAAAAGTAAGATATTGATATATGCTATAAAAGACTGCATGCTGTAAATTTTGAAAGAACAAAAGTATGTTTTAGTATGTTAGTTTCTGAAAAGCAGAAAGCTAAGGTTTAATTTCTGTATTTGATGTATTCCAAGAAAACCTGAGGTTAGTATATGTCAGTACTTCTAAAGGTCATTTAAACAAAATCACAACACTCTCATCAAGGATTGAACTCAGAAGAGTTTACTGTGATGATGGATTTTCTATCATTCAAATTTTGTAGAGACAGCGAAGTAGGGAGCCTTGTAAATTTGGCATTATTTTGAAGTATGTAAAGGAAAGTTTTTCTGGATGTTAATGGACTCCACCTCCAATGGATTGATATGGActtgtgtttacgtttgacaccacgactgacactttcatatgtcacagaagccatagctagggttaaatctaagcaaaatatgctaagaatctcacagaattgtgggatcaccaccaacaagtgcagtgtagagaatgtaaataagcacaccctacacaTAATggcatctgtggccgcccagtaaactagtatggtggccgtggtaatttcaagttccctcacagaATTTTggccggactaaaggaggtgacGAACCATCAGGTGACGGAAATTCGgaggtgtgcatatatatatatatatctccatggttgtttagtttgtttatgggtggggttgttagggagctgaatgcaagaattttggagagaggggcaattatgcagtctgttgtggatgagagggcttgggaagtgagtcagttgttgttcgctgatgatgcagcgatgatgtctgattcaggtgagaaactgcagatgctggtgactgagtttggtaaagtgtgttaaagaagaaagctgagagtaaatgtgaataagagcaacattattaggtacagtagggttgagagacaagtcaattgggaggtaagtttgaatggagaaaaactggagtaagtgaagtgttttagataccttggagtggattcggcagcagatggaaccattgaagtggaagtgagtcacagggtggggagggggcgaaagttctgggagcgttgaaaaatgtgcaaaaggtgagaacatcatctcggaaagcaaaaatgggtatgtttgaaggaatagtggttccaacaatgttatatggttatgaggcatgggctatggagaggtttgtgtggagggtggatgtgttggaaatgagatgtttgaggacagtatgtggtgtaaggtggtttgatcaagtaatgaaagggtaagagagatgtgtggtaataaaaagagtggttgagagagtagaagagggtgtattgaaatggtttggttacatggagagaatgagtgaggaaagattgacaaagaggatatatgtcagaggtggagggagcaaggagaagtgggagaccaaattggaggtggaaggatggagtgaaaaagattttgagcgatcagggcctggacatgcaggagggtgaaaggcgtgcaaggaatagagtgaactggaacgatgtggtatactggggtcgacatgctgtcattggattgaaccagggcatgtgaggcgtctggggtaaaccatggaaagttttgtggggcttggatgtggaaagggagctgtggtttcggtgcattatacatgattgctagagattgagtgtgaacgaatgtggcctctgttgtcttttcctagtgcgacctcgcatgcatgcggggggagagggttgtcatttcatgtgtggtggggttccgacgggaatgaataaaggcagcaagtatgaattatgtacatgtatatatatgtatatgtcagtgtatgtatatatatgtatacgttgagatgtatagatatgtatatgtgcatgtgtggacgtgtatgtgggtggattgggccattcttttgtctgtttccttgtgctacctcgctaacgcgggagacagcagcaaagtattataaaagaaaaaaatatagggaatagggaagaaagaatatgacCCATATATCTACTGTGTGTTGTAGATGACTTAGAGGGGCAGTAATTGTGGGATTAGAAATCTTCCATCCTGTTAGACTTACTTTAAGAGATTAGAAGCGGAAAAAGGAGCAAAATGGGGAAttctcctcagaggctcagttcCTGATGTTGCATCTTATGTAAGTATAAAAGGGAAGATAACTCATGATTTTGTTATAGTTCTCTCATAAGCAAGAAAATGGCTCTGTTTTCATAATTATTTTATTTAAGATGTTTTATATTCATGAATAAGTTTACTATGTTTAATGTATTATCTTGTATGCTTGCCTTTGCCTGCTGTTCATTTAGTTACATTTGTTGTGCACCTTATTGTTCTGCAATACCCTTGTTGTGATGCTTGTTTTCCTAGCTTGACTTGGTACTGAGCCTTGAGGTGCCAGATGAGGTCATAATAGATCGAATCAAAGGCCGCTGGACTCACCTGCCCTCTGGAAGGATATATCACACTGAGTTTAATCCACCCAAGGTCTGGGTAAGTTGTAGCTTTAAGTACTGAAGTGTTAGATCTACATGTATTTTAAAGTGGGCCCTAACAAGTCACAGcctgttatatgtatatttaatggTGTAGTATGTATGAATTTCAAATGTTTTCCCTTGAAATGAAGAGAGTTTCAGGCATTGAGGGTGGTCATTTTAGATTATAGATATCTATATTTTTTAAGTAAACAATGGCTGTTGGTGTTTTGTATTGTCTATTCATGTAGACAGTAAGAAAGTGTACTTGGAGGTAGCTAAAAAATAATCATACTTAATGGGTATGCACATCAGAATTGGAGGGATAAGTATGCAATcgaggaggaggttgaaggatggaatgaaagaagctTTGAGTATTTGGGtctaaacatggaggagggtgtgagtggaatgatgtggtatacaggagataatgtgctgtcactgggctgaagcagggcatgtgaagtggtcatgtgaaaccatagaaaggtctttaGGGATTGATTGTaggtagggggctctggttttggtgcttttTATATGACAATTTGAGGGTGGATGTGAGTGATTGAGGCCATTTCTatatctgttccttgtgctaccttgcttatgtgggaaagagtgaaaagatatgagaaaaaatatatagatgtacAGTGTATTACATCACATTGTTTTAGATTTGATGTTGTTTCATGTTATAGTATGGACATTCACTAACTTTTTTTACTTGTCTCAACAACATTCAATATTTAATGTATTTTCAGGGTGAAGATGATGTGACTGGTGAACCGTTAGTTCAGCGGGAGGATGACAAAGTTGAGTCAGTTAAGAAACGTTTGAATCTTTATGCACAGAACACAGGCCCGCTTAAAGCATTTTATAAAGGTATAGGTATCTTCCAGGATTTCCATGGCACGGAATCTAATGAAATTTGGCCACGTATACATAAGTATCTCCAGGATCATCTGACACCCTTAAGTGGACCTTTCTGATTGATATAAAACTATGCCATCAATAGTTGCTCAGAAACACTGGATGATCTATTTGTATAAACAGAGTTAAATCATGCTGCTTTTTTAATATACTTCATGTGAAATGATACTCATAACTGCTGATATATAATGTCCTCACTTTCCCAAATGGTTATGATAAAGTAGTTGGAGGCTTTGAATATTGTGCTACATATTGTAATTAGAGCTGTATGATATGAAATAAAAGTGATGTGGTAAGATGTATTTTATGATTATATGCTGAAAATTGATTTTATGCAGTGTAAGACCATAAGTATTGAACTGTAATATGTAAGTTAAGAATTGTTGATTtttgaagatatatttttttaaaagattATTTAAGTGTTAGAAGGTATATATTGTTCCTAGCTGCTGATAGTACCTGTTATGTTTATTTCTGCTTTAGATATATTTAATTGGAGTTAGatgttttttggaaaaaaaaaattttgtcagCAGAATAGACTTTTAATGGAAGCAGGACTAAATGTTTTGTATAAAAAATAGGTAAATTTTGTACTTCAGTATTTTTGATGAAGGATTAGATTTACTttgaaaatatatctatttttgatCTATATTGTATGAGGTTAAAGAGATTTAGCATGCACACACATCTTGATTTGAGAACGAAGACACAAAGCATTATTGGTTGTTTTAGTAGCGTCGGGCTACTTACTTCGTGAGCAATATTCATGATTAATACGTATCATATATGTCAGGGTCCTTGTTAATGTAATAATCAGTGGAGTGCTATACTTTGCATGCACTGAGTACTGTACTTAATAGTTATCTTGAAATTTGTTTTTCATATTGTCATACTCATTTTTGAAAACCTGTGGAATTATGGTTATTTTGCAAATCACAACCTGGCTTATATGTTACATAACTAACCATAATGATTCCTTTAATATTATCTGTACCTTGTGACTAACATTCTCAGAAAATATAATATCGATATTTGTAATATTTAATTGCTTTCAGGTCcatattataataaaattagtacaAAATCTCCCAgtttttgaaagatttttttatacatcattagatttattgaggAAATTCTCTTAACACTATATGATTATATGTTTTGaaatttattgtagaaatttATTTAAAACAATACCTAAATTGGTTAGGAAACAGGGTTATTGAATATGAACCCCTTTATTTTCTTGTTAATAAAGCTAAAAAGGTCCATAAGTGTTTTTAATGTCAGGGTTAATACAAAAACTGTTTTCATGTCAGTTGGTTAGGGACTCCCAGCCTTGGTGTCATAAACATGAAGTCATGTCAAACAAGTTATAATTATGATGGAAATAAACAAATGTGCTTGGGAAAGTTTTATATTTGCCCTATTAGGCATAAATGTAGTTAGTTAATTACTGTACTTTTCTGTTTATGACTAATGAACACCTTTTAAGTTAGTTAAGGTCATTGATTTAGATATAAGCATCGCAATATTTTTTCCTGCACAATTTTATATCATCAATGAAGCtatgattttatatttttttctattttagctgagatggcattggCAACCGAGGCCCTTATCTAGGCCATCTCATTTACGTCATTTAtacattttatcatacttgatcgccatagCTAGATACTCATTTTATTGAACAACCCCTAAGGATGGATTtattgtggactgactgctgtaaccaggatttgagcatatgcgctcaaccctgggcgCCCTGTGAACATGTTATGGTTAGGAATACTAACTGCTTTGTCACGGAGATCCAATTGCTTCAGTTATGCTATTTTTACAAGAACACTACAGTTATTCCTGTATAATGGCTGAAAATATGTAGCTCTGTGAAATATCATGTAGGCAATTCAAACCTGTTATGTAAGAGGATCATCTTCCTGTGCACTAACTGTATtgatgattggttagttaggattctcagtatatatgtggtgaggtgtttgagtattggcagaatgcttgaatAGTACTGTTGCATAAGATTTGCTGATTTTACTGGTAAGTTGTACGGGGatatagtgattgagagggtggtgacatacagagcatgagactgagGAGGAACCATGTGGTtccaggtgtggtagaggatgtgctcaggtacttgctttgaagaatgtgtgcgagaaatacttagaagaataGAATGAtttttatgtgacatttatggatgtagtgttacgaatatatggtgtgggaggaaaactcaTAGAATGAGTGTGGAGTTTTCATGAAGAGAGTAGGTAAAGGAGGGCGAGTGGTTtgaggtgaaggtggatctgtgaTAGGGGTGTCATGTCACCATGTCAGTTTGATCTGTTTAAGGatggggaagtgaatgcaagggttttggagaaagggcaGCTATGCTGTctggtggaggttgggggaggtgagtcagatgttgtttgctgatgacacagtactggtgacagattcaagtgagaaactgcaaaagctggtgtccaagttaaggagagtgtgtgtgaaagagaaagttgagagtaaatgtgaataaaggcaagtttattaggtttagcagtggagaaagacaggttagttggggttatagtatgaatggagaaaacttggagaaagttaagtgttttagttTCCTGGGAGTTAACATGGCAGAGAGTGGAATCATGGTAGTTGAAGCGAGttataggatggggagggaggcgaaGGTCCTAGGGCGTTTGGgtatgtgtgaaaagagagcttATATTTGGAGCTATAGTAATTCTGACAGTGTGGTATAGatgtgtggcatgggctatagagtaaAATGTGCAGAAAgaatgaatgtattggaaatgaaatttctgaggacaatatatggcgagacgagtaagagagaagagtgatgatatgaagagtgagtgagagttaaAGAGGgcaagctgaaatggtttggacatatggtgagaataaggtaaggttgacagagaggatatatgtatcagaagcaaaagggataaaggaaaAGGGAGATGGAATTGGAGACAGAAATATTAAGTGAATAAGAATTTAAGTGCTCTtggcctaaacatgctggaggttGTAAGACATGTAGAGGATAGactgaagtggaacaatgtggtatacagggggcaacatgctgtcacttgactgaactagagcatatgaagcagtctaggaaaccatagagaggtctgtggggctttggtgtggatagagggctgtggttttggtgcattatacatgacagaaaaTAGATGCGagtgaaaatatgaaataatcatACCAACTTAGCAGAAGAGTTAACACCACATAACTACAACAGCTAATATAGACAGAACTTAATGAAACCTACCAGAGGTAGTGTTAGGGTGggatgaggtggagtgagggttACTAGGAGGAAAAGAAATTGACTAGGATTGTCTACATCATCTCTGCATTATTGATTTGGCAACTATTTCAACTGGAAGAAGAAAAGTTTGCTTAGGCCTTTTGAAAAAGCTTTCTAATTTTACCTGAGTGGcatacctcctctccctctataATCTCTTAACTTTTTGCTAAGGTTTCCTTCCATCCCTCAAGTTGTAGAGAAATGTATTCAATCATACAATTTCAGAGTTATTCATGTGATAAAGGAAAAACTGAAGAAATATGTTTTGTCCCTACAATTACTCATGAAGCAGTGGAAGACATTATGATATAACATCAGATATCAGTTAAGACCCTGCAATGATGTGGAGTTTTGTCTGTGACTAGAGCTTCCAACATAAAAGactgaaaaaataaaagcaataaaAACTCAGTTTTTGCTGTATTCATGACCAGTAGCTAATCAAGCAAATTAATATCAGGTTTGTATTGACTAATTCATAAAATTGAGGAAGCAGAGAATAAAAGAAAGTTTTGTACAACAGAGTCTTGATGCTACAGATGATTATCCAATATATTAATGCATCAGAAAAGTCTTTATATAGCAATTATGAGTGCTATCTTTGAACTCTCTCATTGAAGGAAATATCTTATGATCAAATTAAACAGTGGGTGTTTGAAAATGGTTTTTGATATTATTTAAGGGAATTTCCAGTCGCCTATCTCCCATCCCTCTTCATGTCTTTCAACAAccccctggaaatcctcccctcttggtttttttaattttccaaaagaaggaacagagaagggggccaggtgaggatattccctcaaaggtccagtcctctgttcttgacgctacctcgctaacgcggaaaatggtgaatagtatgaaagaaggcaGCTTCACCGTCTTTTTGACGAAGGGAATACAATCTTATCGgtaaacttctcactccaaaggattcgATCATTTCCCTGCTAGAAGTAATGCAGcactggagctgcaggagctcttggAAAAGTTGGAAAAGAGGTCAtggagtaacaccaggaccctctcaaGATTTCCTGGGgcgaagggggctggatgaggatgtttcctcagaggcccagtcctctgttcttaacgctccctcgctgacgcgggaaatggcgaatagtatgaaagaaaagaatatatatatatatatatatatatatacttttttcattaccaGGTATATAGTAATATATTCACTATTACATTGAATCATATTAAACTCACGCCCCTGGGAGATACACGGATCAACCACgtcaaaggaaggaaaagaagaacaAGTGAGATTAAGGTCCAACCCCCTGGTGGGCTCCCAGTCCGACCACCGATGCTCCTAGGCGGCTCAGCGCACCCGCGACCCCCTGGTATTTACCTGAGCGATGCCACCGCTTATTACCTCCGAATATGAGACCACGTTCCTCCCATGGGAGTGGCGTAACCTTTTTGTCTCATGCATCTCCTACCGAAACGTCTCGGTTCGAGTCACCGCACACCTGTCAACGAAAGGATACACAACAGAAGGGAAGTTCTCCCCGATAGTGAACTGTCGGACGTGGTAAACTGAATATTTGGAAATGAGAGAAGAGGGCGATGTCTGAACCTATGCAAGTTATTCTGATGTCAGCTGCACCTCGGTATACCGTGCCGTAACATCTCTTCTCCCAGACTGTTATGCTGTTCGTTGTAATTCCTCAGAGATTATTTACAGTGACCTCAACCACAGCTCACCACAGTAATATGTCTAGCTTTGTATACAAGTGCCTGGGTATGTTTATCAATATCCCCGAAAGGCAAACCTCCATATGAAAAATATCTGCTTTAACCACAAGTTACGGTTACGACTCAACCGCTGACCACGGCTGCTTACGCCTCATCTACTGGCCAAGAATGCTTGACTCATCTACTGGCCACGACTGCTCACGACTCATCTACTGGCCACGACTGCTTACGACTCATCTACTGGCCACGACTGCTTACGACTCATCTACTGGCCACGACCGGGTACATGACAGCTAAACTAACCTCGCTAAACCTTGTAATCCTGACTGTAGGAGAATTAGTTTTCATGTCTTTACACAGCCGTTAGACTTGCTTCGGGGATATCACACTAACCTGTCACTCCTTGTCATGCGGATGCGCCAATATGTCACTTCCTGTCGTGTGGATGTCAAACCAAACCTCTCAGTACCTGTCACGGGACGTCACACCATTTACCAGTCACTCTGTGTAATGCGGACCACACGCCACTGACGCCAGTATGTTACCTCTTGTCACTTAGATGTCAAACCCAACCTCTTGATTCCTGTCTCGGAGCGTCACGTCAGGTGTTTCGGAGCCTGTCAAGACGGTATCATAAGAGCGTCTCGCTGTGCTGTAACACACGTGTTAACATACACATTTGCCTATGTAGAAATGTCTGATTCCTGTTCTTTCTCACGTAATTTTCGTGCTATTTTTGCCAGTCACAGTAGGTAATTACTGTAAAGTCGTTGATTAAGTTAGGCTACGGCTGAGATGAAGCTTTTTTGCTACGTGCCATCTGCTGGGTCATTGGGTCATTTGTCCGATACCCCGAGACTGGTCCGACTGCTGTATCATTGGGTCGTTTGTCTGATACTCCGAGACTGGTCCAACTGCGGTATCATTGACTCGTGTGTCTGATACTCCGAGGCTGATCTAACTGCGGTATCACTGGGTCGTTTGTCTGATACTCCGAGACTGGTCCAACTGCCTATTAGAGAGTCGTGTGACTGATACTCCGAGGCTGATCCAACTGTGGTATCACTGGGTCGTTTGTCTGATACTCAGAGACTGGCTCGACATGAGGTTGCATCGCTCTCGGATAACCTTAGATGAGGGAAGGAATGGGTTAATTTGAGACGGAGCTCTCTGGAACGGCGTTCCAGTTTCATGATTTAAGAAAATATCCGATTTCTTTTTAAAAGCGACTGCTTATACTAATCTATTTAAAAAATATGATACTTTCGATTTGATATCAAAATACAAGCTTAAATAAAAATCATTATGAAATATAATTTTCTTAATGAATTTTGTGCGTGACATGACAAACGTCGTAGAAATTCGGTTGGCTAAATGGCCTACACTGGACGAGTGTCTTCGGAGTGACGGCTCCAGAAGAGTTTCTGGTGTAGGGTGAAAAGAGGGAGGTACTATAATGATATATACCACGAATTACATTCCCACAGCGGGCTTCTGAAACAGCTGATGTATCGGATCCTGCTGATACACATCTAATGGCATTTCCCTCAGCTATTTGACTATCTAGTTATCTACAAATTTAAAAGCACTGCAGCACTTATCTTGCAACCATTCTACAACAGACGACACAGCTTCTAACGACATTAAGAGTGACGAGTCATTTATTGCAAAGATGCAGCATACAGTGGCCTGCTACACATTCTCTGTAGTTCTGCATCGGTCCATATGAAAGCTTACAGTGTGAGACTATATGGAACGTCTACAAAGTAGATTACTCTCATTTTGATAGATGGGAAGATGATGCATATACAAACAAATCttttcatgataataataatgagatgaTTAAGTGATGAGTTAAATTAGTGGCTGGAATTTGTATGAAGAATTTTACCACAGTCTCTTGGCTGCAGTCAGAAGTACATCCTCTTTTCAGCGAGCCAAAATTAAGTCAGTTATAAAGTGTTTAAAGTTGCTCGTATGTTTTTATGATATGGTCTTGGCTTTCTCAAAATACACCGTCaggaataatgaaaaaagaataccTAATGCAATGTCTTCATAAAGAACTGAATCTTATGTAACAG
This region of Panulirus ornatus isolate Po-2019 chromosome 38, ASM3632096v1, whole genome shotgun sequence genomic DNA includes:
- the Ak3 gene encoding GTP:AMP phosphotransferase AK3, mitochondrial isoform X4, with amino-acid sequence MITIYLGVVAHTYMKAGKLVPDDLMVDLISSELACLNTSKWLLDGFPRTRPQAEALHKHEKLDLVLSLEVPDEVIIDRIKGRWTHLPSGRIYHTEFNPPKVWGEDDVTGEPLVQREDDKVESVKKRLNLYAQNTGPLKAFYKGIGIFQDFHGTESNEIWPRIHKYLQDHLTPLSGPF
- the Ak3 gene encoding GTP:AMP phosphotransferase AK3, mitochondrial isoform X2; its protein translation is MRLCFLVMIHCNMFMLRLDLGVVAHTYMKAGKLVPDDLMVDLISSELACLNTSKWLLDGFPRTRPQAEALHKHEKLDLVLSLEVPDEVIIDRIKGRWTHLPSGRIYHTEFNPPKVWGEDDVTGEPLVQREDDKVESVKKRLNLYAQNTGPLKAFYKGIGIFQDFHGTESNEIWPRIHKYLQDHLTPLSGPF
- the Ak3 gene encoding GTP:AMP phosphotransferase AK3, mitochondrial isoform X1, whose amino-acid sequence is MSKIFKMVILGGPGSGKGTISTRIVRSFGLKHLSSGDMLRAQVLKETDLGVVAHTYMKAGKLVPDDLMVDLISSELACLNTSKWLLDGFPRTRPQAEALHKHEKLDLVLSLEVPDEVIIDRIKGRWTHLPSGRIYHTEFNPPKVWGEDDVTGEPLVQREDDKVESVKKRLNLYAQNTGPLKAFYKGIGIFQDFHGTESNEIWPRIHKYLQDHLTPLSGPF